One genomic window of Limanda limanda chromosome 16, fLimLim1.1, whole genome shotgun sequence includes the following:
- the LOC133022002 gene encoding olfactory receptor 11A1-like yields the protein MDDEVNVTYLTFDGHVEVQIYRYVYFVVMFTLYIIIICWNSTIVYLIVIHENLHEPMYIFIAALLINSILYSTTIYPKLLIDFLSEEQITTFPRCLFQAAVYYTLTTSEFLLLSAMAYDRYVSICKPLQYPTIMRKTTVKVLLFTAWFVPVCEFGISVEWYIHIKICHYSLQGLYCNTSIFTLQCVPSVALSIYGVFLLLNNVLLPMLFIFFTYIRILIVTYRRFKTTRTKALQTCLPHLLVLINLSGFIAYDVIVVRLESDIPKLAHLILTLQIMVYHPLLNPFIYGMKMKEISKHLKHLLFQVKSLVLIQILKVTK from the coding sequence ATGGATGATGAAGTCAATGTAACGTATTTAACTTTCGATGGACATGTGGAAGTGCAGATATACAGATATGTGTATTTTGTGGTCATgtttacattatatattataataatctgTTGGAATTCCACCATTGTTTATCTTATTGTGATTCATGAAAACCTCCATGAGCCGATGTACATCTTCATTGCAGCTTTGTTAATCAACTCTATACTTTACAGCACAACAATCTACCCCAAGCTTTTGATCGACTTCTTATCTGAAGAACAGATCACGACTTTCCCACGTTGTCTCTTTCAAGCTGCTGTGTATTACACTCTGACCACTTCAGAGTTTCTATTGTTGTCGGCCATGGCTTATGACAGATATGTGTCCATATGTAAACCTCTGCAATATCCAACAATCATGAGGAAGACAACTGTAAAAGTCTTGCTCTTCACAGCTtggtttgttcctgtttgtgaaTTTGGAATATCAGTTGAATGGTACATTCATATAAAGATCTGTCACTATAGTCTGCAAGGCCTCTACTGCAACACGTCAATTTTCACACTTCAATGTGTGCCCTCAGTGGCTCTGTCTATTTATGGCGTGTTTCTGTTGCTGAATAATGTTCTTCTTCCGATGCTCTTCATATTTTTTACTTACATCAGGATACTCATCGTCACTTACAGAAGGTTTAAAACAACGAGGACAAAAGCTCTACAGACCTGTTTACCTCACCTGCTGGTTCTCATTAACCTTTCCGGTTTTATTGCGTATGACGTTATTGTAGTTCGACTGGAATCAGATATACCAAAACTTGCCCATTTGATATTGACATTACAAATAATGGTGTATCATCCTCTTCTTAATCCATTTATATAcggaatgaaaatgaaagaaatctccaaacacctcaaacatttgttgttccAGGTCAAATCACTTGTATTGATTCAGATCCTAAAGGTCACAAAATGA
- the LOC133021947 gene encoding olfactory receptor 13C9-like, with product MDDEVNVTYITFDGHVEVQKYRYVYFVVMFALYIVIICWNSTIVYLIVIHENLHEPMYIFIAALLINSILYSTTIYPKLLIDFLSEEQITTFPRCLFQAAVYYTLTTSEFLLLTAMAYDRYVSICKPLQYPTIMRKTTVKVFLFTAWFVPVCEFVILVVLYIHVKICHISLKGIFCNTSIYKLQCVPSVALSINGVFVLLNTVLLPMFFILFTYIRILIVTYRMFKTTRTKALQTCLPHLLVLINLSGFIAYDVIVVRLESDIPKPARLILTLQIMVYHPLLNPFIYGLKMKEISKHLKHLLFQVKSH from the coding sequence ATGGATGATGAAGTCAATGTAACGTATATAACTTTCGATGGACATGTGGAAGTGCAGAAATACAGATATGTGTATTTTGTGGTCATGTTTGCATTATATATTGTAATAATCTGTTGGAATTCCACCATTGTTTATCTTATTGTGATTCATGAAAACCTCCATGAGCCGATGTACATCTTCATTGCAGCTTTGTTAATCAACTCTATACTTTACAGCACAACAATCTACCCCAAGCTTTTGATCGACTTCTTATCTGAAGAACAGATCACAACTTTCCCACGTTGTCTCTTTCAAGCTGCTGTGTATTACACTCTGACCACTTCAGAGTTTCTATTGTTGACGGCCATGGCTTATGACAGATATGTGTCCATATGTAAACCTCTTCAATATCCAACCATCATGAGGAAGACAACTGTAAAAGTCTTTCTCTTCACAGCTtggtttgttcctgtttgtgaaTTTGTAATATTAGTTGTATTGTACATTCATGTAAAGATCTGTCACATCAGTCTGAAAGGCATCTTCTGCAACACGTCAATTTACAAACTTCAATGTGTGCCTTCAGTGGCTCTGTCCATTAAtggagtgtttgtgttgctgaatACCGTTCTTCTCCCGATGTttttcatactttttacttACATCAGGATACTCATCGTCACTTACAGAATGTTTAAAACAACGAGGACAAAAGCTCTACAGACCTGTTTACCTCACCTGCTGGTTCTCATCAACCTTTCCGGTTTTATTGCGTATGACGTTATTGTAGTTCGACTGGAATCAGATATACCAAAACCTGCCCGTTTGATATTGACATTACAAATAATGGTGTATCATCCTCTTCTTAATCCATTTATATACGgactgaaaatgaaagaaatctccaaacacctcaaacatttgttgttccaggtcaaatcacattaa
- the LOC133021943 gene encoding olfactory receptor 13C9-like: protein MDHEVNVTYITFDGHVEVQKYRYVYFVVMFALYIIIICWNSTIVYLIVIHENLHEPMYIFIAALLINSILYSTTIYPKLLIDFLSEEQITTFPRCLFQAAVYYTLTTSEFLLLTAMAYDRYVSICKPLQYPTIMRKTTVKVFLFTAWFVPVCEFVILVVLYIHVKICHISLKGIFCNTSIYKLQCVPSVALSINGVFVLLNTVLLPMFFILFTYIRILIVTYRMFKTTRTKALQTCLPHLLVLINLSGFIAYDVIVVRLESDIPKPARLILTLQIMVYHPLLNPFIYGLKMKEISKHLKHLLFRVKSH from the coding sequence ATGGATCATGAAGTCAATGTAACGTATATAACTTTCGATGGACATGTGGAAGTGCAGAAATACAGATATGTGTATTTTGTGGTCATGTttgcattatatattataataatctgTTGGAATTCCACCATTGTTTATCTTATTGTGATTCATGAAAACCTCCATGAGCCGATGTACATCTTCATTGCAGCTTTGTTAATCAACTCTATACTTTACAGCACAACAATCTACCCCAAGCTTTTGATCGACTTCTTATCTGAAGAACAGATCACAACTTTCCCACGTTGTCTCTTTCAAGCTGCTGTGTATTACACTCTGACCACTTCAGAGTTTCTATTGTTGACGGCCATGGCTTATGACAGATATGTGTCCATATGTAAACCTCTGCAATATCCAACCATCATGAGGAAGACAACTGTAAAAGTCTTTCTCTTCACAGCTtggtttgttcctgtttgtgaaTTTGTAATATTAGTTGTATTGTACATTCATGTAAAGATCTGTCACATCAGTCTGAAAGGCATCTTCTGCAACACGTCAATTTACAAACTTCAATGTGTGCCTTCAGTGGCTCTGTCCATTAAtggagtgtttgtgttgctgaatACCGTTCTTCTCCCGATGTttttcatactttttacttACATCAGGATACTCATCGTCACTTACAGAATGTTTAAAACAACGAGGACAAAAGCTCTACAGACCTGTTTACCTCACCTGCTGGTTCTCATCAACCTTTCCGGTTTTATTGCGTATGACGTTATTGTAGTTCGACTGGAATCAGATATACCAAAACCTGCCCGTTTGATATTGACATTACAAATAATGGTGTATCATCCTCTTCTTAATCCATTTATATACGgactgaaaatgaaagaaatctccaaacacctcaaacatttgttgttccgggtcaaatcacattaa
- the LOC133021946 gene encoding olfactory receptor 6N2-like, translating into MDDEVNVTYITFDGHVEVQKYRYVYFVVMFALYIIIICWNSTIVYLIVIHENLHEPMYIFIAALLINSILYSTTIYPKLLIDFLSEEQITTFTRCLFQAAVYYTLTTSEFLLLSAMAYDRYVSICKPLQYPTIMRKTTVKVLLFTAWFVPVCEFVILVVLYMNVKICHISLKGIFCNTSIYKLQCVPSVALSIYGVFLLLNIVLLPMFFILFTYIRILIVTYRRFKTTRTKALQTCLPHLLVLINLSGFIAYDVIVVRLESDIPKPARLILTLQIMVYHPLLNPFIYGLKMRVISKHLKHLLFQVKSH; encoded by the coding sequence ATGGATGATGAAGTCAATGTAACGTATATAACTTTCGATGGACATGTGGAAGTGCAGAAATACAGATATGTGTATTTTGTGGTCATGTttgcattatatattataataatctgTTGGAATTCCACCATTGTTTATCTTATTGTGATTCATGAAAACCTCCATGAGCCGATGTACATCTTCATTGCAGCTTTGTTAATCAACTCTATACTTTACAGCACAACAATCTACCCCAAGCTTTTGATCGACTTCTTATCTGAAGAACAGATCACAACTTTCACACGTTGTCTCTTTCAAGCTGCTGTGTATTACACTCTGACCACTTCAGAGTTTCTATTGTTGTCGGCTATGGCTTATGACAGATATGTGTCCATATGTAAACCTCTGCAATATCCAACAATTATGAGGAAGACAACTGTAAAAGTCTTGCTCTTCACAGCTtggtttgttcctgtttgtgaaTTTGTAATACTAGTTGTATTGTATATGAATGTAAAGATCTGTCACATCAGTCTGAAAGGCATCTTCTGCAACACGTCAATTTACAAACTTCAATGTGTGCCTTCAGTGGCTCTGTCCATTTATGGCGTGTTTCTGTTGCTGAATATCGTTCTTCTCCCGATGTttttcatactttttacttACATCAGGATACTCATCGTCACTTACAGAAGGTTTAAAACAACGAGGACAAAAGCTCTACAGACCTGTTTACCTCACCTGCTGGTTCTCATCAACCTTTCCGGTTTTATTGCTTATGACGTTATTGTAGTTCGACTGGAATCAGATATACCAAAACCTGCCCGTTTGATATTGACATTACAAATAATGGTGTATCATCCTCTTCTTAATCCATTTATATACGGACTGAAAATGAGAGTAAtctccaaacacctcaaacatttgttgttccaggtcaaatcacattaa